A section of the Pseudomonas prosekii genome encodes:
- a CDS encoding mechanosensitive ion channel family protein, with product MEAFTLPLPAMWVEPIWLVVQILLILLAGYSAQRFVARCLTRLGERYPFPPQLLLPLRGVLRWLIMGSALIFVLGRLGVSATVLWTALSGFVAVAAVAFFAMWSVLSNLLCAILIFTVGPFRIGDVVELVDTLDKPGVKGRVVAINLLFTTLIEVEAAGTGSVMVQVPNSLFFQRSVRRWRGTDVLPSSGFEK from the coding sequence ATGGAGGCTTTCACGCTGCCGCTGCCGGCAATGTGGGTCGAACCGATCTGGCTCGTCGTGCAAATCCTGTTGATTCTGCTGGCCGGTTATTCCGCCCAGCGATTCGTCGCCCGCTGCCTCACGCGCCTCGGCGAGCGCTACCCGTTTCCGCCGCAATTGCTGCTGCCGCTGCGTGGCGTGTTGCGCTGGTTGATCATGGGCAGCGCGCTGATATTCGTGCTCGGCCGTCTCGGCGTTTCGGCGACGGTGCTGTGGACCGCGTTGTCCGGGTTCGTCGCGGTCGCGGCGGTGGCATTCTTCGCGATGTGGAGCGTGCTCTCCAATCTGCTGTGCGCCATTCTGATCTTCACCGTCGGCCCGTTCCGTATCGGTGATGTCGTCGAGTTGGTGGACACCCTCGACAAACCGGGCGTCAAGGGCCGGGTGGTGGCGATCAATCTGCTGTTCACCACGCTGATCGAAGTTGAAGCGGCCGGGACCGGCAGCGTGATGGTGCAAGTGCCTAACAGCCTGTTCTTCCAGCGCTCGGTTCGGCGGTGGCGGGGGACGGATGTGTTGCCTTCAAGCGGGTTTGAGAAGTAG
- a CDS encoding AlgP family protein, with product MSATKKPVNTPLHLLQQLSGSLLEHLETACSQALADAEKLLAKLEKQRGKAQEKLHKSRTKLQDAASAGKAKAQAKAKDGVKQLEDLLDALKDRQSETRSYILQLKRDAQESLKLAQGIGRVQEAVGKALSQRSAKPAAAPAKKTSAKPVTEKAASKTVVKPAAKASSKAASKPAAKTASKAAAKKPVAASAAKSTAKTTAAKPAAAKPAVAKTTAAKTAAAKSTAAKSTAAKSTAAKSTPAKTATAKPAAKPAAKTAAAKPAARSAAKPAAAKTAAKPAAAKAPAKPAAAKPAAKTAAAKPATASAAKPAAAKPAAKTTAAKPAAKPAAKPAVKKPAAAKPVAAKPAAAKPTTAPVAKPATPAPAPAAAPAPAASTSTTTAAPTPAASSSTGTNPTSAS from the coding sequence ATGTCGGCCACCAAGAAGCCTGTAAATACTCCGTTGCACTTACTCCAACAACTGTCGGGCAGCCTGCTCGAGCATTTGGAAACCGCTTGTTCGCAAGCCTTGGCTGATGCTGAAAAACTGCTCGCCAAACTGGAAAAACAGCGCGGCAAAGCACAAGAAAAACTGCATAAATCCCGTACCAAATTGCAAGACGCGGCAAGCGCCGGCAAAGCCAAGGCACAGGCCAAGGCAAAGGACGGCGTCAAGCAACTCGAAGACTTGCTCGATGCGTTGAAAGATCGTCAGTCCGAGACTCGCAGCTACATTCTGCAACTCAAGCGCGATGCTCAGGAAAGCCTGAAACTGGCCCAGGGTATCGGTCGCGTTCAAGAGGCTGTCGGCAAGGCGTTGTCCCAGCGTTCGGCGAAACCTGCTGCAGCACCGGCGAAGAAAACTTCGGCCAAACCTGTGACTGAAAAAGCGGCGTCCAAGACTGTGGTCAAACCGGCTGCCAAAGCATCGAGCAAAGCGGCGTCGAAACCGGCTGCCAAAACTGCTTCGAAAGCTGCAGCGAAGAAACCTGTCGCCGCCAGCGCCGCGAAATCCACGGCTAAAACGACGGCTGCAAAACCTGCTGCTGCCAAGCCTGCTGTGGCGAAAACCACCGCTGCAAAAACCGCCGCTGCGAAATCGACTGCTGCCAAGTCGACAGCCGCGAAGTCGACAGCCGCGAAGTCGACACCAGCAAAAACCGCAACCGCTAAACCTGCTGCGAAACCAGCTGCCAAAACTGCCGCAGCGAAACCTGCTGCCAGGTCGGCCGCTAAACCCGCCGCTGCGAAAACTGCTGCAAAACCTGCTGCTGCAAAAGCACCGGCCAAACCAGCTGCCGCCAAACCTGCTGCGAAAACTGCTGCTGCCAAACCGGCCACTGCCAGCGCTGCGAAACCAGCCGCTGCCAAACCTGCGGCCAAAACGACTGCTGCAAAACCAGCCGCCAAGCCTGCAGCCAAACCCGCAGTGAAAAAACCAGCTGCCGCCAAACCAGTTGCTGCGAAACCTGCTGCCGCCAAACCGACCACCGCGCCAGTCGCCAAGCCTGCTACACCGGCCCCTGCTCCGGCCGCCGCGCCTGCGCCAGCCGCCAGCACCTCGACCACAACTGCCGCGCCAACGCCGGCAGCATCGTCGAGCACCGGCACCAACCCAACCAGCGCTTCCTAA
- a CDS encoding FKBP-type peptidyl-prolyl cis-trans isomerase has protein sequence MSRYLFLSLLVCFSATQAAEKTAANDAHDLAYSLGASLGERLRQEVPDLQLQALIDGLQQAYQGKPLALKDAQIEQILAEHEAQIAEQPAVSQTEEALEKEQRFLTQEKARPGVRQLDEGILLTELTPGTGAKAGPTGKVQVLYIGRLPDGTVFDQNSQPQWFSLDSVIAGWRIALQNMPVGAKWRLVIPSAQAYGADGAGDLIAPFTPLVFEVELRGASS, from the coding sequence ATGTCGCGTTACCTTTTTTTATCCTTGCTGGTGTGTTTTTCCGCGACTCAAGCGGCGGAAAAAACCGCGGCAAATGATGCTCACGATCTCGCTTACAGCCTCGGCGCCAGCCTCGGTGAACGCTTGCGCCAAGAGGTCCCGGACCTGCAATTGCAGGCACTGATCGATGGGTTGCAGCAAGCCTATCAAGGCAAGCCGCTGGCATTGAAAGACGCGCAGATCGAACAGATCCTCGCCGAGCACGAAGCGCAGATTGCCGAGCAACCGGCGGTGTCGCAAACCGAAGAAGCGCTGGAAAAAGAGCAGCGTTTTCTCACTCAGGAAAAAGCCCGGCCCGGCGTTCGTCAATTGGACGAGGGGATTTTGCTGACCGAATTGACGCCAGGCACCGGCGCCAAGGCTGGGCCAACCGGCAAGGTCCAGGTGTTGTATATCGGTCGCTTGCCCGACGGCACAGTGTTCGACCAGAACAGCCAACCGCAATGGTTCAGCCTCGACAGCGTGATCGCGGGATGGCGCATCGCGCTGCAAAATATGCCGGTCGGCGCGAAGTGGCGGTTGGTGATTCCATCGGCCCAGGCTTATGGCGCCGACGGTGCCGGCGACCTGATCGCGCCGTTCACCCCGCTGGTGTTCGAAGTTGAATTGCGCGGCGCCAGCAGCTGA
- the abc-f gene encoding ribosomal protection-like ABC-F family protein: protein MIRLQNLTLQRGPQRLLEDAELTLHAGHKAGLIGANGAGKSSLFALLLGDLHPDSGDCLLPGDWRIAHMRQEIDTLDRIAVDYVLDGDLRLREVQRDLAAAEAAHDGAAQARLHSELDSADGYTADARARKLLAGLGFTNDQMDRQVGDFSGGWRMRLNLAQALMCPSDLLLLDEPTNHLDLDAIIWLEEWLKSYPGTLMLISHDRDFLDAVVDHVAHVDQRKITLYRGGYSAFERARAERLAQQQQAYEKQQAQRAHMESYIARFKAQATKARQAQSRIKALERMEELSAAHVDSPFDFVFRESHKISSPLIDISDARLGYGERAVLEKVKLQLTPGARIGLLGPNGAGKSTLIKNLAGELEPLSGRLTRGENTVVGYFAQHQLDSLDSKASPLLHMQRLAPTEREQTLRDFLGGFDFRGARIDEPVLNFSGGEKARLALALIAWGRPNLLLLDEPTNHLDLEMRLALTMALQEFSGAVLVVSHDRHLLKSTTDNFYLVADGKVEEFDGDLEDYTRWLVDYRQRNAPVSNTPVNPDKTDKKAQRQAAAALRQQLAPHKREADKLEAELGKLHEKLAKIDVSLGDSDIYEPARKNELRDLLAEQARLKVREGELEESWMEALELLESMQAELEALS, encoded by the coding sequence ATGATTCGACTTCAGAACCTGACTTTACAGCGTGGCCCGCAACGTCTGCTAGAAGACGCCGAGCTGACCCTGCACGCCGGCCACAAAGCCGGCCTCATCGGTGCCAACGGCGCCGGCAAATCGAGCCTGTTCGCCTTGCTTCTCGGCGACCTGCACCCCGACTCGGGTGACTGCTTGCTGCCGGGCGACTGGCGCATCGCCCACATGCGCCAGGAGATCGACACGCTCGATCGGATCGCGGTCGACTACGTGCTCGATGGCGACCTGCGCCTGCGCGAGGTACAACGTGACCTCGCCGCCGCCGAAGCGGCGCATGACGGTGCCGCTCAGGCGCGCCTGCACTCCGAACTCGACAGCGCCGACGGTTACACCGCCGATGCCCGGGCGCGTAAATTGCTCGCAGGTCTGGGGTTCACCAACGATCAGATGGATCGTCAGGTAGGAGATTTCTCCGGTGGCTGGCGGATGCGTCTGAATCTGGCGCAGGCGTTGATGTGTCCATCGGACCTGCTGCTGCTCGACGAACCGACCAACCACTTGGACCTCGACGCCATCATCTGGCTCGAAGAGTGGCTGAAAAGCTACCCCGGCACGCTGATGTTGATTTCCCACGACCGGGATTTCCTCGATGCCGTGGTCGATCACGTAGCCCACGTCGATCAACGCAAAATCACCTTGTATCGCGGCGGCTACAGCGCCTTCGAACGTGCGCGTGCCGAGCGTCTGGCCCAGCAGCAACAGGCCTACGAGAAGCAGCAAGCGCAACGTGCGCACATGGAAAGCTACATCGCCCGCTTCAAGGCCCAGGCCACCAAGGCCCGTCAGGCGCAGAGCCGGATCAAGGCGCTGGAGCGGATGGAAGAGTTGTCCGCCGCGCACGTCGATTCGCCGTTCGACTTCGTCTTTCGCGAGTCGCACAAGATCTCCAGCCCGCTGATCGACATCTCCGACGCCCGTCTGGGTTACGGCGAGCGCGCGGTGCTGGAAAAGGTCAAATTGCAGCTGACCCCCGGCGCGCGCATCGGTTTGCTCGGCCCGAACGGCGCCGGTAAATCGACTCTGATCAAAAACCTTGCCGGTGAACTCGAGCCGCTGTCCGGCCGACTGACCCGTGGCGAGAACACCGTTGTTGGCTACTTTGCCCAGCATCAGCTGGATTCGCTCGACTCCAAGGCCAGCCCGTTGCTGCACATGCAGCGCCTGGCGCCGACCGAGCGCGAGCAGACCTTGCGCGATTTCCTCGGCGGTTTCGACTTCCGTGGCGCGCGCATTGATGAGCCGGTGCTGAACTTCTCCGGTGGCGAAAAGGCTCGACTGGCGCTGGCGTTGATCGCCTGGGGCCGGCCGAACCTGTTGCTGCTCGACGAACCGACCAACCACCTCGACCTGGAAATGCGTCTGGCGCTGACCATGGCGCTGCAGGAATTCAGCGGCGCGGTGTTGGTGGTGTCTCACGATCGTCATTTGCTCAAAAGCACCACCGATAATTTCTATCTGGTGGCGGACGGCAAGGTCGAAGAGTTCGACGGCGATCTGGAAGACTACACGCGCTGGCTGGTCGACTATCGCCAACGGAATGCGCCGGTCAGCAACACCCCGGTCAACCCGGACAAGACCGACAAGAAAGCCCAGCGCCAGGCCGCTGCTGCGTTGCGTCAGCAACTGGCGCCGCACAAGCGCGAGGCCGACAAGCTCGAAGCCGAGCTGGGCAAGCTGCACGAGAAACTGGCGAAGATCGATGTCAGCCTCGGCGACAGCGATATCTACGAGCCGGCGCGCAAGAACGAATTGCGCGATCTGCTGGCCGAACAAGCCCGACTCAAGGTGCGTGAAGGCGAGCTTGAAGAGTCGTGGATGGAAGCGCTGGAATTGCTGGAAAGCATGCAAGCGGAGCTGGAGGCGCTGTCCTGA
- the rsd gene encoding sigma D regulator, which translates to MLESCQNAQERWGGVHLLIDRWLQERHELVRAYDALGAKPEALGENAKPLQEFCGVLVDYVSAGHFEIYEQLTGEAKAFGDTRGLELAETIYPRIDVITEKLLAFNDLCDAGKCVAEKFKELGGLLHERFELEDCLIEVLHTAHKEEDPVQA; encoded by the coding sequence ATGCTCGAAAGTTGTCAGAATGCTCAGGAACGCTGGGGTGGAGTGCATCTGCTGATCGACCGCTGGTTGCAGGAGCGTCACGAACTGGTTCGGGCCTATGATGCTCTCGGCGCCAAGCCCGAAGCGCTGGGCGAGAACGCTAAACCGCTGCAGGAATTTTGCGGTGTGCTGGTCGATTACGTGTCGGCGGGTCACTTCGAAATCTACGAACAGCTCACCGGTGAAGCCAAGGCCTTTGGTGACACTCGCGGTCTGGAGCTGGCCGAGACGATTTATCCGCGCATCGACGTCATTACCGAGAAGCTGCTCGCGTTCAACGACCTGTGCGATGCCGGCAAATGCGTCGCAGAAAAATTCAAGGAACTGGGTGGCCTGTTGCACGAACGCTTCGAACTGGAAGATTGCCTGATCGAAGTGCTGCACACCGCTCACAAGGAAGAGGATCCGGTTCAGGCCTGA
- a CDS encoding TIGR02444 family protein — MSSDLWSFSLNTYARPGVEGLCLQWQAAGANVCLLLCGLWLEQRGVACTAQRLRQLSEIVGPWEATVVQPLRALRTQWKTAAADDIDLAALREHIKTLELQAERHLLVRLERTAENWPQDELTEPSAWLEGVAAGAANLDRDALQQLRVAVTGA, encoded by the coding sequence ATGTCCTCTGACCTGTGGAGCTTTTCCCTGAACACTTACGCGCGTCCCGGCGTGGAAGGCCTGTGCCTGCAATGGCAGGCGGCGGGGGCAAATGTTTGCCTGCTGCTGTGCGGGTTGTGGCTGGAACAACGCGGCGTAGCCTGCACGGCGCAACGCTTGCGGCAACTTTCAGAGATCGTCGGGCCGTGGGAGGCGACGGTCGTGCAGCCGCTTCGAGCGTTGCGCACGCAATGGAAAACCGCTGCCGCTGACGACATCGACCTCGCGGCGTTGCGCGAGCACATCAAGACGTTGGAGTTGCAGGCCGAACGGCATCTGCTGGTGCGACTGGAACGAACAGCCGAGAACTGGCCGCAAGATGAGCTGACCGAACCATCGGCCTGGCTGGAAGGTGTGGCGGCGGGCGCCGCCAACCTGGACCGCGACGCGCTGCAACAGCTGCGCGTCGCGGTGACCGGCGCTTAG